One window from the genome of Malus domestica chromosome 01, GDT2T_hap1 encodes:
- the LOC103444138 gene encoding rhodanese-like domain-containing protein 14, chloroplastic, whose amino-acid sequence MASLTSITLNPSYSSPLGSFASNHCQHNQNSCWLTAVGSVRSSSSSTRQRFSSQGLRIRSAATKQAKTPAEEDWKTKRELLLQKKVRSVDVKEALRLQKENNFVILDVRPEAEFKEAHPPGAINVQIYRLIKEWTAWDIARRAAFAFFGIFAGTEENPDFISSVGSQLDKKAKIIVACAAGGTMRPTQNLPEGQQSRSLIAAYLLVLNGYTNVFHLEGGLYAWFKEGLPSVAEEEEE is encoded by the exons ATGGCTTCTCTGACTTCGATCACACTGAACCCATCTTATTCTTCCCCGTTGGGATCATTCGCTTCAAATCATTGCCAGCATAACCAGAATTCCTGCTGGCTTACAGCCGTCGGATCAGTcagatcatcatcatcatccacaAGGCAACGGTTTTCGTCGCAGGGCCTCAGAATCCGTAGTGCAGcaacaaaacaagctaaaacgCCAG CTGAAGAGGACTGGAAGACTAAGAGGGAACTTCTCCTACAGAAAAAG GTGAGGAGTGTGGATGTGAAAGAAGCTCTGAGGCttcaaaaagaaaacaacttcGTGATTCTTGACGTGCGGCCTGAAGCGGAATTCAAAGAG GCTCATCCGCCGGGCGCGATTAACGTGCAAATATACAGGCTTATAAAGGAGTGGACAGCGTGGGACATTGCCCGCCGTGCTGCTTTCGCGTTTTTCGGCATCTTTGCCGGCACAGAAGAGAACCCTGACTTCATATCAA GTGTGGGATCGCAGCTAGATAAGAAGGCAAAGATAATAGTGGCTTGCGCCGCCGGCGGTACGATGAGACCGACCCAAAATCTCCCAGAAGGTCAACAGTCAAG ATCACTGATAGCAGCCTACTTGCTCGTCCTCAACGGTTATACGAATGTCTTCCACCTAGAAGGCGGACTTTACGCGTGGTTCAAAGAGGGGCTGCCATCggttgcagaagaagaagaagagtga
- the LOC103444146 gene encoding uncharacterized protein gives MEVFYYMVFGILAAVVAAAELSKSNKDRINTPSTFNVFKNNYLFVYSLMMAGDWLQGPYVYYLYTTYGYGKGDIGQLFIAGFGSSMLFGTIVGSLADKQGRKRACITYCITYILSCITKHSPQYKVLMLGRILGGIATSLLFSAFESWLVAEHNKRGFEQQWLSITFSKAIFLGNGVVAILAGLLGNTLVDALALGPVAPFDAASCFLTIGMFVILFTWTENYGDPSESKDLFTQFRGAAVAIASDEKIALLGAIQSLFEGSMYTFVFLWTPALSPNDEDIPHGFIFATFMLSSMFGSSLASRLMARQTPRVESYMQIVFAVSAASLLLPIVTGFLVAPSNVKGGSISFAGCIQLLGFCAFEACVGLFWPSIMKMRSQYIPEEARSTIMNFFRIPLNIFVCVVLYNVDAFPMTVMFGMCSLFLFIACLLQRRLMAISDKPKSEDRASMKERDSEAEPLNI, from the exons ATGGAGGTTTTCTACTACATGGTGTTCGGGATACTAGCGGCGGTGGTGGCCGCGGCGGAGCTCAGCAAGAGCAACAAAGACCGAATCAACACCCCGTCAACTTTCAACGTCTTCAAGAACAATTACCTTTTCGTTTACTCTCTCATGATGG CTGGGGACTGGTTGCAGGGTCCTTATGTCTACTACCTGTACACTACTTATGGATACGGAAAAGGCGACATCGGACAGCTTTTCATTGCTGGTTTTGGCTCCTCCATGTTGTTTGGAACAATTGTTGGATCTCTGGCAGACAAACA GGGCCGAAAGAGGGCGTGCATCACTTATTGTATAACTTACATACTGAGCTGCATCACCAAGCATTCTCCTCAGTACAAGGTTTTGATGTTGGGGCGTATTTTGGGAGGCATTGCCACATCACTTCTATTTTCAGCATTTGAATCATGGCTTGTTGCAGAACACAACAAG AGAGGTTTTGAACAACAATGGCTGTCAATTACATTCTCAAAGGCAATATTTCTTGGCAATGGTGTTGTTGCTATCTTGGCTGGGTTGCTTGGAAATACGCTGGTCGATGCACTGGCTCTTGGGCCTGTGGCGCCCTTCGATGCTGCTTCGTGCTTTCTCACAATTGGAATGTTCGTAATTTTATTCACATGGACAGAGAATTATGGAGATCCTTCAGAGAGCAAGGACTTGTTTACCCAGTTCCGGGGTGCTGCTGTTGCCATTGCTTCTG ATGAGAAAATCGCGTTACTGGGTGCCATACAGTCTCTGTTTGAAGGTTCGATGTATACCTTTGTGTTCCTATGGACTCCTGCTCTGAGCCCCAATGACGAGGACATTCCGCATGGTTTTATTTTTGCCACCTTCATGTTGTCTTCAATGTTTGGAAGCTCCCTTGCATCCCGGTTGATGGCTCGCCAAACACCTAGAGTAGAGAGCTATATGCAGATTGTCTTTGCCGTCTCAGCTGCCTCTCTCCTGCTTCCCATTGTGACCGGT TTCTTGGTAGCACCTTCCAATGTGAAAGGAGGGAGCATCTCTTTTGCCGGTTGCATCCAGCTTCTCGGATTCTGTGCCTTTGAGGCTTGCGTAGGACTGTTCTGGCCATCCATCATGAAGATGAGATCGCAGTACATCCCCGAGGAGGCCAGGAGCACGATCATGAACTTCTTCCGCATTCCTCTCAACATTTTTGTCTGCGTTGTGCTGTATAAT GTTGATGCATTTCCAATGACTGTTATGTTTGGTATGTGCTCGCTCTTCCTCTTCATAGCATGTCTCTTGCAGAGGCGCCTCATGGCGATTTCAGACAAGCCCA AGAGTGAAGATCGGGCATCGATGAAGGAGAGGGACAGCGAGGCAGAGCCGTTAAACATATAA